From a single Micromonospora carbonacea genomic region:
- a CDS encoding phosphotransferase family protein has product MTSTVISATLADVAEVEVVVAHHERATLRVGDVFLKIDADQTRTDVEVEAMTMAPIPTPEILWRKPPVLALAALPGRALGRLGEPSTASSAAWAAAGAAARMLHDAPVPPWPGRRLDELASQLDDECEWLVTNDVLPADLVTRNRRVAEAALRPWTPVFMHGDLQTAHVFVDDDEITGVLDWSEAGQGDALYDLAILTLGHENHLGDVLAGYGTDVDLDIIRAWWSLRSLLAIRWLMEHGFDPAARGCEVDVLRSRM; this is encoded by the coding sequence GTGACGTCGACGGTCATCTCCGCGACACTGGCCGACGTGGCAGAGGTCGAAGTCGTCGTCGCCCATCACGAGCGCGCGACCCTGCGCGTCGGAGACGTGTTCCTGAAGATCGACGCCGATCAGACCCGCACCGACGTCGAGGTCGAGGCGATGACCATGGCACCGATCCCCACGCCGGAGATCCTGTGGCGCAAGCCGCCCGTACTCGCGCTCGCCGCCCTGCCTGGAAGGGCACTCGGCCGCCTCGGCGAGCCGTCAACCGCGTCTTCGGCGGCGTGGGCGGCGGCCGGAGCCGCAGCACGGATGCTGCACGACGCGCCGGTGCCGCCGTGGCCCGGTCGCCGCCTCGACGAGTTGGCATCACAACTCGACGACGAATGCGAATGGCTCGTCACGAATGACGTCCTTCCCGCTGACCTGGTCACCCGCAACCGCCGGGTCGCCGAAGCCGCGCTTCGGCCGTGGACTCCGGTGTTCATGCACGGCGACCTGCAGACCGCCCACGTGTTCGTCGACGACGACGAGATCACCGGCGTGCTCGACTGGTCCGAGGCAGGCCAGGGCGACGCCCTGTACGACCTCGCAATCCTGACGCTCGGGCACGAGAATCACCTCGGTGACGTCCTCGCCGGCTACGGCACCGACGTCGACCTCGACATCATCCGCGCGTGGTGGTCATTGCGAAGCCTGCTGGCGATCCGCTGGCTGATGGAACACGGCTTCGATCCAGCCGCACGAGGCTGTGAGGTCGACGTGTTGAGATCCCGGATGTGA